A portion of the Lampris incognitus isolate fLamInc1 chromosome 9, fLamInc1.hap2, whole genome shotgun sequence genome contains these proteins:
- the vegfaa gene encoding vascular endothelial growth factor A-A isoform X2 yields MNFGVSLIQILVAAVLHLSTVKTASIHKGGEKSKAEVVPFMDVYNKSMCQSREVLVDIYQEYPDEIEHTYIPSCVVLNRCAGCCNDEALECVPTDTRNVTMEVIRVRQKVSQHTFQLSFTEHRKCECRPKAEVKAKKENHCERCSERRKRLFVQDPFTCKCSCKFTQLDCKSRQLELNERTCRCDKPRR; encoded by the exons ATGAACTTTGGTGTCAGTTTAATACAAATTCTCGTGGCAGCAGTTCTTCATCTATCCACTGTAAAG ACTGCCAGCATACACAAGGGAGGGGAGAAGAGTAAAGCAGAAG TCGTCCCCTTCATGGATGTTTATAACAAGAGCATGTGTCAATCACGGGAGGTACTCGTGGACATCTACCAGGAGTACCCAGATGAGATCGAACACACCTACATCCCGTCCTGCGTGGTTCTCAACCGCTGCGCAGGCTGCTGCAATGACGAGGCACTCGAGTGTGTGCCGACGGACACACGCAACGTCACAATGGAG GTAATACGGGTCAGACAGAAGGTTTCGCAACATACTTTTCAGTTAAGTTTCACAGAGCATCGGAAGTGTGAATGCAG ACCAAAGGCAGAGGTTAAAGCAAAGAAAGAAAA CCACTGTGAGCGTTGCTCAGAGAGAAGAAAGCGCTTGTTTGTGCAGGACCCTTTCACCTGTAAATGTTCCTGCAAATTCACACAATTAGACTGCAAGTCCAGGCAACTTGAGTTAAACGAAAGAACTTGCAG ATGTGACAAACCAAGGAGATGA
- the vegfaa gene encoding vascular endothelial growth factor A-A isoform X1 translates to MNFGVSLIQILVAAVLHLSTVKTASIHKGGEKSKAEVVPFMDVYNKSMCQSREVLVDIYQEYPDEIEHTYIPSCVVLNRCAGCCNDEALECVPTDTRNVTMEVIRVRQKVSQHTFQLSFTEHRKCECRPKAEVKAKKEKGKGQKRKRKRQRDTSRIAEAVAHASTAGCLGVSTVSLLMVGLVSEELYWHLM, encoded by the exons ATGAACTTTGGTGTCAGTTTAATACAAATTCTCGTGGCAGCAGTTCTTCATCTATCCACTGTAAAG ACTGCCAGCATACACAAGGGAGGGGAGAAGAGTAAAGCAGAAG TCGTCCCCTTCATGGATGTTTATAACAAGAGCATGTGTCAATCACGGGAGGTACTCGTGGACATCTACCAGGAGTACCCAGATGAGATCGAACACACCTACATCCCGTCCTGCGTGGTTCTCAACCGCTGCGCAGGCTGCTGCAATGACGAGGCACTCGAGTGTGTGCCGACGGACACACGCAACGTCACAATGGAG GTAATACGGGTCAGACAGAAGGTTTCGCAACATACTTTTCAGTTAAGTTTCACAGAGCATCGGAAGTGTGAATGCAG ACCAAAGGCAGAGGTTAAAGCAAAGAAAGAAAA GGGCAAGGgccaaaagagaaagagaaagagacagagagacaccagCAGGATTGCTGAGGCCGTGGCTCATGCCAGCACTGCAGGGTGTCTGGGCGTGAGCACTGTGTCTCTGTTGATGGTTGGCTTGGTATCGGAAGAACTTTATTGGCACCTT ATGTGA
- the vegfaa gene encoding vascular endothelial growth factor A-A isoform X3 produces MNFGVSLIQILVAAVLHLSTVKTASIHKGGEKSKAEVVPFMDVYNKSMCQSREVLVDIYQEYPDEIEHTYIPSCVVLNRCAGCCNDEALECVPTDTRNVTMEVIRVRQKVSQHTFQLSFTEHRKCECRPKAEVKAKKEKCDKPRR; encoded by the exons ATGAACTTTGGTGTCAGTTTAATACAAATTCTCGTGGCAGCAGTTCTTCATCTATCCACTGTAAAG ACTGCCAGCATACACAAGGGAGGGGAGAAGAGTAAAGCAGAAG TCGTCCCCTTCATGGATGTTTATAACAAGAGCATGTGTCAATCACGGGAGGTACTCGTGGACATCTACCAGGAGTACCCAGATGAGATCGAACACACCTACATCCCGTCCTGCGTGGTTCTCAACCGCTGCGCAGGCTGCTGCAATGACGAGGCACTCGAGTGTGTGCCGACGGACACACGCAACGTCACAATGGAG GTAATACGGGTCAGACAGAAGGTTTCGCAACATACTTTTCAGTTAAGTTTCACAGAGCATCGGAAGTGTGAATGCAG ACCAAAGGCAGAGGTTAAAGCAAAGAAAGAAAA ATGTGACAAACCAAGGAGATGA